The nucleotide sequence GCCGAGCGCTCTCGCGTCGCTCGCGCCGCCGTTAGCCGTCAGCACCCAAGGGCCATCTTCCGTGATGGCTACGGTGTGCTCGAAATGTGCCGCCAGACACCCGTTCTCAGTGGAAGCCGTCCAACCGTCGTCTGCGATGACGACGCGAGCGCGCCGCTGAGCCACCATGGGCTCGATCGCCAGTACGAGGCCGGGACGGAGTACGGGCCCCGTGCCGACACGACCGAAGTTGGGCACTTCCGGTCCCTCGTGGAACTCCCGGCCGATGCCGTGCCCCACGAACTCGCGGACTACCCAGAAACCTGCCGCCTCGACGACGCCCTGAATGGCCGCGGAAACGTCGCCCAAGCGGTTGCCGGCCTGCGCCGCCGCGATGCCGGCGGTCAACGACCGTTCCGTCACCTCGAGGAGCCTGCCTGCATCGACCGAGACGGTGCCGACCGGGTAGGTGCGCGCCATGTCGGCGGCGTAACCGCGGTAGAACGTCCCGATGTCGATCGAGATTATGTCGCCGTCCCGGAGGGGCCTGTCGTCGGGGAACCCGTGAACGACCACCTCGTTGGGGCTGGCGCAGATCGTGGCCGGGAAGCCGTTGTAGCCTTTGAAAGCGGGCTTCCCGCCGCGTGAGAGGATAGCATCTTCGGCCAGCGCGTTCAACTCGCGCGTGGTGACGCCGGGCGCCACGGCGGCCTCCACCACGGCGAGCGCCTCGCGGTTGATGACCGCGGCCTCCGCCATGATGTCGAGCTCCGCCGGGCGCTTGATGATCACTTGGACCGGCTTCCGAGGGCGGCGGCGATGCGCGCCGCGACGGCGGCGGTGGTGCCCACGCCATCGACGCTCACGTGCTTGCCCTTTCGCTCGTAATGGTCGACGAGCGGCGCGGTCTGCTCGCGGTAGACGGCCATGCGGCGCCGGATGGTCGCCTCGTTGTCGTCGGAGCGGCCCTCGGCCTCGGCGCGACCCAGCAGGCGCCTCACGAGTTCGGCGTCGTCGACCACCAGCTCGATGGCGGCGTCGACCTGGCTGTCGTAGCCGGCCAGCAGGTCGTCGAGCGCCTCCGCCTGGCCCGGCGTCCGGGGGAACCCATCGAGCAGGACCCGCACGGGCTCCATGGCGTCGAGCTCTGCCGCGACCATGCCGATGATGATGTCGTCGGAGACGAGCCCGCCTTCGTCCATCACGCGCTTGGCCTTCACGCCCAGCTCGGTGCCGTCACGCACGTGCGAGCGGAGCATGTCGCCGGTCGACAGCTTGCGCAGACCTCGGGCCTCGGCGAGGAGGTTCGCCTGCGTGCCCTTGCCCGCGCCGGGTGGGCCCATGAGCAACACGACCTCGGCGCCGTTCGCGCCAGTGCCTTGCGCGCTCACCTAGAAGCGCCTCCCGCGGCCGCGTATGCGACCCTTGGAGACGAAGCCCTCGTAGTGGCGCATCATCAGCTGCGACTCGAGCTGGCGCAGGGTGTCGAGCGCCACGCCGACCATGATGAGGAGGCCGGTGCCCGAGAACGCGAGCGAGAGCTGCTGCTGGCCCGTGAGCCAGGAGAAGGTCTGCGGCAGCGCGTTGACGAGGCCGAGGAAGAGCGCCCCCCACAGCGTGATGCGGTTGGTGATGCGGGTCAGGTGCTCGGTCGTCTGCTGCCCGGGGCGCACGCCGGGCACGAAGCCGCCGTACTCGCGCAGGTTCTCGCTGATGCGGCGCGGGTCGAACGAGATCTGGGTGTAGAAGTAGGTGAAGCCCACGATGAGCAGGGTGCTGAGGATGATGCCCTGCCACACGGACGGGTTGAACCAGGCGCCGAGCGCCTGGAGCCAGGCGATCTCCGGGAACGCCCCGATGAGGGTCTGGGGCAGCACGAGGATGGCGACGGCGAAGATGATGGGGATCACGCCGGCGGCGTTGACGCGCAGCGGGATGTAGGTGGTCTGACCGCCCATCACCTTGCGCCCGACGACCTTGCGGGCGTACTGCACCGGGATGCGCCGCTCCGCCTGCTGCACGAGCACCATGCCCGCGATCGACACGATGAGGAGCACGAAGTAGAAGAGGAGCCCGAACACGTTGGACTCACCGGCGCCGATGAGGGCGAACTGCTGCCCGAGGGCGCCCGGGAACGACGCCACGATCCCCGCGTAGATGATCAACGAGATGCCGTTGCCGATGCCGTACTCCGTGATCTTCTCACCGAGCCACATGACGACCGTGATGCCGGCCACCTGGGTGACGAGCACGACGAACCAGAAGAACGGACCGTTCGACCAGCCGACCTTGAGGGCGCCGGACGGGCCGATCAGGGCGATGGCCAGGAACAGCGCCTGGATGGCGCCGAGCGCCGTGGCGCCCCAGCGCGTGTACTGGGTGATCTTGCGCCGCCCCTCCTCGCCCTCCTTGGAGAGCTTCTCGAGGGGCGGGTAGGTGCTCTGCAGCAGCTGGATGATGATGCTGGCCGTGATGTAGGGGATCACGCCGAGCGCCGCGATCGAGAAGACCTCGAAGTTGCCGCCCGAGATGAAGTTGAGGAGCGAGAACACCCCGCCACCGAACCCGCCCGCCTTCAACGTGGCGATGTCGATCCCCGGCGTGGGGATGTGGACCATCAGGCGGTAGGCGGCGAGGAGTCCGATGGTGACGAGCAGCTTGGCCCGCAAGTCCGGGATGACCAGAGCATTGCGAAAGGCCTTCAGCATGCTTAGGCTCCCTCGGCCGGCGCCGCGGGGAGCACGACCTTGCCCCCGGCGGCTTCCACGGCGGCCAGAGCCCCCTTGGAGGCCGCATCGACCGTGATGACGAGGCCCGTGACGGTCAGCTCACCGTCGGCGAGGAGCTTGATGGGGTGGTCGGCGCGCCTGACCAGGCCGGCGGCGACGAGTTCGGCCGCGCCGACCTCGGCGCCGGCCGCGAAGCCGCCCAGGTCACGCACGTTGACGAGCTGCAGCGGCTCCTTGACGCGCGTGAAGCCGCGCTTGGGGAGGCGCATGATGAGGCGCGAGCGCCCGCCTTCCCAACCGGCACCCTGGCTGAAGCCGGAGCGGCTGGTCTGCCCCTTCTGGCCGCGGCCGGCGGTCTTGCCGCGTCCGCTGCCGACGCCGCGCCCCAGGCGCTTGCGGTCCTTCGTCGAGCCGGGCGCGGGCTTGAGTTCGTTCAGCTTCACCGCTTCTCGTTCCCTTCGATGACGAGCAGGTGCTTGACCCGCTCGACCATCCCGCGAGTCGATTCGTTGTCGACCACCTCGCGCACGTCACCGATCTTCTTCAGCCCGAGGGCGTTGACGGTGCCGCGCTGCCGCTTGGTGGTGCCGATGAGGCTGCGGACGAGCTTGAGTCTCATTCGGCGCTCTCCCGCACGCGCTTGGCCTCGTCGTAGGTGCGGAGCTGCTTGAGGCCGTCGATGACGGCGTAGGCGACGTTCGTCTGGTTGCGGCTGCCGAGTTCCTTCGTGAGGAGGTTGCTGTAGCCGGCCAGCTCGACGATGGCGCGCGGCACGCTCCCGGCGATGACGCCGGTGCCGGCGCCCGCGGGCTTGAGCATCACGCGGCTGGTGCCGTGCTCGCCCAGCACCTCGTGGGGGATGGTGCCCGGGTCCTGGATGGGCACGTCGATGACGTTGCGGCGGGCAACGTGCTGGCCCTTCTGGACCGCCACCGGCACCTCGCGCGCCTTGCCGAGGCCCACCCCGACGCGCCCGTTGCGGTCGCCGATGACGACCATTGCGCCGAACCGGAAGCGCCGGCCACCCTTGTAGGTCTTGGCGGTGCGGCGGATGAAGATGACCTTGTCTTCGAAGTCGGTGTCAGCCATCAGAACTCGAGGCCTCCTTCACGGGCCCCTTCGGCCAGGGCCTTGACGCGACCGTGGTACCGGAAGGAACCGCGGTCGAAGACGACGCTCTTGACCCCCGCGGCGAGGGCGCGCTCCGCCAGCGCCTTGCCGACGGCGGCGGCCTGCTCGGTCTTGCTGCCGGCCGGCGTGAGCGTCTTGCTGTTGGCCTCTGCGACGGTGGTGCCGTGCTCGTCGTCGATGACCTGGGCGTAGATGTGCTTGGCGCTGCGGAACACGGACAGCCGGAGCCTCCCGGTCTCGACCGGGCGGCGCAGGCGCCGGCGGGTGCGGTTGGCGCGACGTTCCTTGCGTGCGGTTATGGCGTTCATGCTCATTCCTATACCTGCCCGGATCAGCGAGCCGCGGACTTACCGGGCTTGAGACGGACGGTTTCGCCGGCGTACCTGACACCCTTGCCGTGGTACGAGTCCGGCGGCCGGAGCGCGCGGATGTTGGCGGCGACCTGGCCGACGAGCTGCTTGTCGATGCCGCTGACGGTGATGCGGGTGGGCTCGGTGGCCTGGATGGTGATGCCGGCGGGCGCCTCGACCACCACCGGGTGCGAGAAGCCGAGCGTCAGCTCGAGGTTGCTGCCCTTGTTAGCGCAGCGGAAGCCCACGCCGTGGATCTCGAGCTTCTTCTCGTAGCCCTGGGTGACGCCGGTGACGGCGTTGGCGATCAGGGTGCGCGCCAGGCCGTGCTGCGCGCGGTCGTCGCGGTTGTCGGTCGGCCGCACGACGTTGAGGGTGCCGCCCTCCTCCTTCAGCTCCATGCGGGGGCTGAAGACCACCTCGAGGCTACCCTTGGGGCCCTTGACTGCGACCTTGCCGGGCGCCTGGAGCTTCGTCTCGACGCCCTTGGGGAGGGCGATGGGTGAGCGTCCGATGCGCGACATCACCACACCTCGCAGACGATCTCGCCGCCGACGTTGGTGCGGCGCGCCTCGCGGTCGGCGAGCAGGCCCTTCGAGGTGGAGATGACGGCGAGGCCCAGCCCGCCGCGGACGACGGGCACGTGCTCGGCCTTGGCGTAGGCGCGGCGGCCGGGGGTGGAAACGCGCTTGAGGGAGTGGATGACCGGCGCGCGCTTGTGGCCGTACTTGAGGCCGATGCGCAGGTAGGGCTTGCCCTCCTTGTCGACCTCTTCGATCGACTTGAGGTAGCCCTCGGTCACGAGGAGCCGGCCGAGGGCCAGCTTGAACTTGCTCGCCGGCACGTCGACGCTCGCCTCGGCCTTGGCCACGGCGTTGCGGATGCGCGTGAGCATGTCTGCGATTGGATCCGTCTGCATTTACCTTCCTCCGTGGGGGCGGTTTCAGCGCGTGCGCGCCGACCTCTTCCCCGCTACTGCTTCGTCTCGCTTAGCTACTGCCGGCTGCGGTGGGCGCGGCGCGCGCCTCACCAGCTCGACTTGACGACGCCGGGCAGGTGCCCGAGGTGCGCCATCTCGCGCATGCAGATGCGGCAGACGCCGAAGTCGCGCAGGTAGCCGCGCGAACGGCCGCAGCGCGAGCAGCGGTTGCCGGCGCGGGCGCTGAACTTGGGGGTGCGCTTGGACTTGGCGATGTGAGCCTTCGTGGCCACTTGTCCTCCTTCCTTACTTGCGGAACGGCATGCCGAGGAGTTCGAGGAGCGAGCGCGCCTCCTCGTCGGTCTTGGCCGTCGTGACGATGGTGACGTCGAAACCGCGGGTGGCGTCGACCTGCTCGTAGCTGATCTCGGGGAACACCATCTGCTCGCGGATGCCGAGGCTGTAGTTGCCGCGGCCGTCGAAGCTGCTGGTGGGGACGCCGCGGAAGTCGCGGACGCGGGGGAGCGCGACGTTGATGAGCCGGTCGAGGAACGCCCACATGCGCACGCCGCGCAGCGTGACGCGCAGACCGACGGGCATGCCGGCGCGGACCTTGAAGTTGGAGACCGACTTCTTGGCGCGCGTGACGGCGGGCCGCTGCAGCGTGATGGCGGCGATCTCGCGGGAGGCCTTCTCGATGACCTTCGAGTCCTCGCGCGCCTCGCCGACGCCCATGTTCACCACGATCTTCTCGACCCGCGGGATGGCCATGGGGTTGCTGTAGCCGTGGCGCTCCGCCAGCTGCGGCTGGATGGCGGCGTACCGCTTCTTGATGGGGAGTTCGATCTTCTGTATGGTCATCACTCGTCCAACTGGCTGCCGCTCTTGACGGCGACGCGCACCTTGCGCCCGTCGTCGAGCCGGCGGTAACTGATGCGGGTCGGGACGCCCGCCTTGGGGTCGAGCAACTGCACGTTGCTGAGGTGGATGGTCGCTTCCTGCTCCACGAAGCCCCCGCGCGGGTTCTCCTGGGTGGGCTTCTGCGCCTTCTTGATGATGTTCACGTTCTTGATGAGCACGCGCTGGCGCTCGCGGTCGACGGCCATGACCTCGCCCTCGGAGCCCTTGTGCTTGCCGGCGATGACCCTGACGTTGTCGCCCTTCTTGATGCGCGACTTGGCCTGCGACATCACAGCACCTCCGGGGCGAGCGACACGATGCGCATGAACTTCTTCTCGCGCAGTTCGCGAGCGACGGGCCCGAAGACGCGCGTGCCGCGCGGCTCGTTCTGGGCGGTGAGGATGACGGCGGCGTTGCTGTCGAAGCGGATGGAGGAGCCGTCCTTGCGGTTCACTTCCTTCTTGGTGCGGACGATGACGGCCTTGACGACGTCGCCCTTCTTCACCGCCGCGTGCGGGATGGCGTCCTTGACGGCCGCCACGATCACGTCACCGACCGACCCGACCCACTGCTGGCCGGTGCCGAGGACGCGGATGCACTGGATGGTGCGCGCGCCCGAGTTGTCGGCGACGTCTAGGAAAGTCTCCTGCTGGATCATGTCAGTTCGCTCCCGCGGCCCTCAGGCGCGCGCCTTCTCCAGCAGGCGCGACACGACGAAGCGCTTGCGGCGGCTGATGGGGCGGCTGGCCTTGATCTCCACCAGGTCGCCGACCTGGTAGGCGTTCTCCTCGTCGTGCGCCAGGTAGCGCTTGGAGACGGTGACGACCTTGCCGTAGAGCGGGTGCTTGAAGCGCCGCTCCACGTTGACCGTCACGGTCTTGTCGGCCTTGTCGCTCACGACGCGGCCCTGCATGGTCTTGGTTACCTTCACCGTGTTCCCTCGGCCTTCTCCTTGGCGATGGTGAGCAGGCGGGCGATCTCACGCTTCGCCATCCGCGCCCTGCGCGGGTTGCTCGTGTGGCCGACCGCCGACTGGAGGCGCAGGTCGAAGAGCTCCTCGCGGCGCTTCTCCACCTCGGCGGCGATCTCGCCGGCGCTCATGTTCCTGACCTCATTGGGCTTCATCGTAGATCTCCCGCTTGACCATCTTCACCTTGATGGGGAGCTTGTGGCTGGCGAGGCGGAACGCCTCCTTGGCCTGCTCCTCGGTGACGTTGGCCACCTCGAACAGGACCCGGCCCGGCTTCACGACGCTGACCCAGTACTCCACCGCCCCCTTGCCCTTACCCATCCGCACTTCCTGCGGCTTCTTGGTGACGGGCTTGTCGGGGAAGATGCGAACGTAGATCTTACCACCGCGGCGGAAGTAACGGCTCATGGTGACGCGCACGGCCTCGATCTGGTTCGACTTGATCCAGGCCGGCTCGAGCGCCACCAGGCCGTAGTCGCCGAACGCGACGTAGTCGCCGCCCTTGGTGGCGCCGGTCATGCGACCGCGCATCTGCTTGCGGTACTTGACGCGCTTGGGTAGCAACATGGCTCAGCCACGCTCCTTACGGGCGCGCGGTCGCGCGTCGCGAGCTCCGGGCTTGCCGCCCGCGCCGTCGCGGCGCCTGGCGCCGGGGCGCCGCCGGCGCTTCTTGTCGTCGTCGACCTTCGGCCTGGGCAGGACGGCGGCCTTGCGCTGCTTGTCGCCCACGATCTCGCCATGGAAGACCCACGCCTTGACGCCGATGACGCCGTAGGTCGTGTTGGCGCGCGCGGTGCCGTAGTCGATGTCGGCGCGCAGCGTCTGCAGGGGCACGCGGCCGTCGGCGTACCACTCGGGGCGCGCCTGCTCGGCGCCGCCCAACCGGCCGGAGCAGCGGATCTTGACGCCGCGCGCGCCCGACTCCATCGTGCGCTGCACGGCCTGCTTCATGGCGCGGCGGAACGCGAAGCGGCGTTCGAGCTGCTCGGCGATGCGCTGCGCGATGAGCGCCGCGTTGGTGTTCGGGTTGGGGACCTCGGTGACGTTCACCCCGATGGTGCCGGGGATCTGCGCGCTCAGCTTGGTGCGCAGCGCCTTGATGGCCTCGCCCCCGCGACCGATGACCACGCCGGGCTTGGCCGTGTGGATGGTCACGTTGATGTTGTGCGCCGCGCGCTCGATGTCGATGCGGGCGATGCCGGAGTGGCCGACGTCCTTGTTGACGACCTTCCGGATGAGCTCGTCCTCTTGCAGGAGGCGCGGGTAGTCGGCCGGCGCGGCGTACCAGTGCGCGGACGGCTCCTTGTTCACGCCGAGCCTGAAGCCGACGGGGTTGATCTTATTTCCCACTACGTTCCTCCAGGGTGATCGAGATGCTGCAGGTGCGCTTGCGCATCAGGTCGGCCCGGCCGCGTGCGCGGGGCAGGAAGCGCTTGAGCGTTGGGCCCTCGTCGACCTCGATCGCCTTGACGAAGAGGCTGTCCTCGAACATGTCGTGGTTGTTGACGGCGTTGGCCTTGGCGCTCTTGAGCACCTTGAGCATCGGCAGCGCCGAACGCTTGTCGGTGAAGCGCAGGATGTCCTCCGCGGCGGTCACGTCCTTGCCGCGGATGAGGTCCGCCACGAGCCGCGTCTTGCGCGCGGTGATGCGCAGCTGGCGGAGGGAGGCCTTGGCTTGCTGCGCCACGGTCACTCCTTACGCGAGCCGGAGTGGCCGCGGAACGAGCGCGTGGGCGAGAACTCGCCCAGCTTGTGCCCGACCATGGTCTCCTGCACGAAGACGGGGACGTGTTGGCGCCCGTTGTAGACGCCGATCGTGTGGCCGACCATCTCGGGCACGACGGTGCTGCGGCGGCTCCAGGTCTTGATCACGCGCCGGTCGCCGGAGGCGTTGGCCGCGTCGATCTTCTTGAGGAGGTGGCCGTCGACGAACGGCCCCTTCTTTAGGCTGCGGGCCATGTTCAGCTCCCCTTCCGGCGCCGCACGATGAAGCGGCTGGAACCCTTGCGCTTGTCGCGGGTCTTCAACCCCTTGGCCTGCTGGCCCCAGGGGCTGACGGGCGGGCGTCCGCCCGTCGAGCGACCCTCGCCACCGCCGTGCGGGTGATCGACCGGGTTCATGGCGCGACCGCGCTGGTGCGGCTTGCGGCCCAGCCAGCGGGTGCGGCCGGCCTTGCCGATGACGACGTTCTTGTGCTCGCTGTTGCCCACGCCGCCGACGGTGGCGTAGCACTCGCCGTGCACCTTGCGGAGCTCGCCGGAGGGGAGGCGGAGCGTGACGTACGCGCCGTCGCGACCCTGGATCTGGATGCTGGTGCCGGCCGAGCGGGCGAGCTGCGCGCCCTTGCCCGGGAGGAGCTCGACGGCGTGCACGACCGCCCCGATGGGGATGAAGCGCAGCGGCATGGCGTTGCCGACGACCGGTTCGGACTCGGCGCCGCACACGACGACGCTGCCGACGCTCAACTTGTCGGGAGCGAGGATGTAGCGCTTCTCGCCGTCGCGGTAGTGCAGCAGGGCGATGTTGGCGCTCCGGTTCGGGTCGTACTCGATGGTGGCGACCTTGGCGGGCACGCCCTCCTTGTCCCGGCGCCGGAAGTCGACGACGCGGTAGCGGCGCTTGTGGCCGCCGCCACGGAAGCGCGTGGTGATGCGCCCGTGGTGGTTGCGACCACCCGACTTCTTGAGGGGCTTGACGAGCGACTTCTCGGGCGACTCGCGCGTGATCTCGGCGAAGTCGAGCGTGGTCATGCTGCGCCGGGAGGGGGTGTACGGCCTATAGCTCTTGGTTGACATCGGCTACCCGCCTCCTTAAGACAGGCCCTCGAGCTGCTCGATGCGCTGCCCGGCCTTGAGTGTGACGATGGCCTTCTTCCGCTCGGGGCGGCGGCCGGCGAAGCGGCCGAGGCGCTTGATCTTGCCCTGGACGTTGATCAGGTTGATCTTGACCACGTCGACCTTGAAGACCGTCTCGATGGCCTCGCGGATCTGGACGCGGTTGGCCTTCGGATGGACGTAGAAGGAGTACTTGCCGGCCTGGATGGCCTGGACGGCCTTCTCGCTGAGCACCGGCGCGAAGATGACGTCGTGCGGGTTCATGCCGACTCCTCCGCCCCGTCGAACAGCTTGGCGTCAGCGATGACGCGGTCGGCGCGCAGCACGTCGTAGACGTTGAGGCCCGCCGTGGCGAGCACGTCGATCCACGGCAGGTTGCGAGCGGCGCGGCGGGCGAGCTCGTCGTCGGTGACGAGCAGCACGCGCTCCTTGCCCTCGAAGCCGTGGGTCTTGGCCCAGGCGACGAACTCGCGCGTCTTGCCGTTGACCCCGAAGGAGTCGACGAGCGTGAGGCGGCCGTCGTGGGCGCGCGCGGCGATGGCCATCTGGAGGCCCAGGCGCCTGACGCGCTTGGGAAGGGTGTAGGCGTACGAGCGCGGCTGGGGGCCGAAGGCGGTGCCGCCCCCCACGAAGATGGGGGCCTTGCGGTCGCCGTGGCGGGCGCGGCCCGTGCCCTTCTGCGGGTAGATCTTGGCGGTGGAGCCCGACATCATGCCGCGCGTCTTCGTGGCGGCGGTGCCGCGGCGGCGCTTGGCGAGCTGCCAGCGTACGACCTCGTGCAGCACGGACTCCTTGGGTTCGGGCAGGTCGAGGGTGACCTTGCGCCCGCTGCCGATGACGTCGATCGTGACCGACATCAGCTCACCTTCCTCTTGGACTGGCGCACCTGCACGACGCCGCCGTTGGGTCCGGGGATGGAGCCCTTGAGCAGCAGCAGGTTGTCCTCCGGGCGCACCTCGACGACCTCGAGCCCCAACACCGTGACGGTCTCGCTGCCGTACTGCCCGGCCATGCGCTTGCCCTTGTAGACGCGGCCAGGGAACTTGCGTTGGCCGATCGAGCCGGGCGAGCGGTGCTTCTTCTTGACGCCGTGGCTGGCGGAGAGGCCGCGGAAGTTCCAGCGCTTCATCACGCCGGTGGTGCCTCGGCCCTTGGAGACTCCGGTGACGTCGACGGCCTCACCGGCCGCGAACACGTCTGCCTTGACCTCGTCGCCCTCCGGCGCGTAGTCGCGGAACTCCACCAGGTGGCGGTGTGGCGCCACGCCGGCGCGCTTGAAGTGGCCCGCCGCGGGCTTGTTCACCGCCTTGGCGGAGAGCTCGTGCCACCCGAGCTGCACCGCGGCGTAACCGTCGGTGGCGGGGGTCTTTCGTTGCACCAC is from Trueperaceae bacterium and encodes:
- the rpsQ gene encoding 30S ribosomal protein S17, whose protein sequence is MQGRVVSDKADKTVTVNVERRFKHPLYGKVVTVSKRYLAHDEENAYQVGDLVEIKASRPISRRKRFVVSRLLEKARA
- the rpsE gene encoding 30S ribosomal protein S5, with the translated sequence MADTDFEDKVIFIRRTAKTYKGGRRFRFGAMVVIGDRNGRVGVGLGKAREVPVAVQKGQHVARRNVIDVPIQDPGTIPHEVLGEHGTSRVMLKPAGAGTGVIAGSVPRAIVELAGYSNLLTKELGSRNQTNVAYAVIDGLKQLRTYDEAKRVRESAE
- the rplP gene encoding 50S ribosomal protein L16, which gives rise to MLLPKRVKYRKQMRGRMTGATKGGDYVAFGDYGLVALEPAWIKSNQIEAVRVTMSRYFRRGGKIYVRIFPDKPVTKKPQEVRMGKGKGAVEYWVSVVKPGRVLFEVANVTEEQAKEAFRLASHKLPIKVKMVKREIYDEAQ
- the rpsS gene encoding 30S ribosomal protein S19, which translates into the protein MARSLKKGPFVDGHLLKKIDAANASGDRRVIKTWSRRSTVVPEMVGHTIGVYNGRQHVPVFVQETMVGHKLGEFSPTRSFRGHSGSRKE
- the rplB gene encoding 50S ribosomal protein L2; this encodes MSTKSYRPYTPSRRSMTTLDFAEITRESPEKSLVKPLKKSGGRNHHGRITTRFRGGGHKRRYRVVDFRRRDKEGVPAKVATIEYDPNRSANIALLHYRDGEKRYILAPDKLSVGSVVVCGAESEPVVGNAMPLRFIPIGAVVHAVELLPGKGAQLARSAGTSIQIQGRDGAYVTLRLPSGELRKVHGECYATVGGVGNSEHKNVVIGKAGRTRWLGRKPHQRGRAMNPVDHPHGGGEGRSTGGRPPVSPWGQQAKGLKTRDKRKGSSRFIVRRRKGS
- a CDS encoding type Z 30S ribosomal protein S14, whose amino-acid sequence is MATKAHIAKSKRTPKFSARAGNRCSRCGRSRGYLRDFGVCRICMREMAHLGHLPGVVKSSW
- the map gene encoding type I methionyl aminopeptidase, translated to MIIKRPAELDIMAEAAVINREALAVVEAAVAPGVTTRELNALAEDAILSRGGKPAFKGYNGFPATICASPNEVVVHGFPDDRPLRDGDIISIDIGTFYRGYAADMARTYPVGTVSVDAGRLLEVTERSLTAGIAAAQAGNRLGDVSAAIQGVVEAAGFWVVREFVGHGIGREFHEGPEVPNFGRVGTGPVLRPGLVLAIEPMVAQRRARVVIADDGWTASTENGCLAAHFEHTVAITEDGPWVLTANGGASDARALGTAPGGVHGA
- a CDS encoding adenylate kinase gives rise to the protein MGPPGAGKGTQANLLAEARGLRKLSTGDMLRSHVRDGTELGVKAKRVMDEGGLVSDDIIIGMVAAELDAMEPVRVLLDGFPRTPGQAEALDDLLAGYDSQVDAAIELVVDDAELVRRLLGRAEAEGRSDDNEATIRRRMAVYREQTAPLVDHYERKGKHVSVDGVGTTAAVAARIAAALGSRSK
- the rplR gene encoding 50S ribosomal protein L18, coding for MNAITARKERRANRTRRRLRRPVETGRLRLSVFRSAKHIYAQVIDDEHGTTVAEANSKTLTPAGSKTEQAAAVGKALAERALAAGVKSVVFDRGSFRYHGRVKALAEGAREGGLEF
- the rplO gene encoding 50S ribosomal protein L15, with the protein product MKLNELKPAPGSTKDRKRLGRGVGSGRGKTAGRGQKGQTSRSGFSQGAGWEGGRSRLIMRLPKRGFTRVKEPLQLVNVRDLGGFAAGAEVGAAELVAAGLVRRADHPIKLLADGELTVTGLVITVDAASKGALAAVEAAGGKVVLPAAPAEGA
- the secY gene encoding preprotein translocase subunit SecY, with translation MLKAFRNALVIPDLRAKLLVTIGLLAAYRLMVHIPTPGIDIATLKAGGFGGGVFSLLNFISGGNFEVFSIAALGVIPYITASIIIQLLQSTYPPLEKLSKEGEEGRRKITQYTRWGATALGAIQALFLAIALIGPSGALKVGWSNGPFFWFVVLVTQVAGITVVMWLGEKITEYGIGNGISLIIYAGIVASFPGALGQQFALIGAGESNVFGLLFYFVLLIVSIAGMVLVQQAERRIPVQYARKVVGRKVMGGQTTYIPLRVNAAGVIPIIFAVAILVLPQTLIGAFPEIAWLQALGAWFNPSVWQGIILSTLLIVGFTYFYTQISFDPRRISENLREYGGFVPGVRPGQQTTEHLTRITNRITLWGALFLGLVNALPQTFSWLTGQQQLSLAFSGTGLLIMVGVALDTLRQLESQLMMRHYEGFVSKGRIRGRGRRF
- the rpsC gene encoding 30S ribosomal protein S3, whose product is MGNKINPVGFRLGVNKEPSAHWYAAPADYPRLLQEDELIRKVVNKDVGHSGIARIDIERAAHNINVTIHTAKPGVVIGRGGEAIKALRTKLSAQIPGTIGVNVTEVPNPNTNAALIAQRIAEQLERRFAFRRAMKQAVQRTMESGARGVKIRCSGRLGGAEQARPEWYADGRVPLQTLRADIDYGTARANTTYGVIGVKAWVFHGEIVGDKQRKAAVLPRPKVDDDKKRRRRPGARRRDGAGGKPGARDARPRARKERG
- the rplE gene encoding 50S ribosomal protein L5 gives rise to the protein MTIQKIELPIKKRYAAIQPQLAERHGYSNPMAIPRVEKIVVNMGVGEAREDSKVIEKASREIAAITLQRPAVTRAKKSVSNFKVRAGMPVGLRVTLRGVRMWAFLDRLINVALPRVRDFRGVPTSSFDGRGNYSLGIREQMVFPEISYEQVDATRGFDVTIVTTAKTDEEARSLLELLGMPFRK
- a CDS encoding 50S ribosomal protein L29 translates to MKPNEVRNMSAGEIAAEVEKRREELFDLRLQSAVGHTSNPRRARMAKREIARLLTIAKEKAEGTR
- the rplV gene encoding 50S ribosomal protein L22 → MAQQAKASLRQLRITARKTRLVADLIRGKDVTAAEDILRFTDKRSALPMLKVLKSAKANAVNNHDMFEDSLFVKAIEVDEGPTLKRFLPRARGRADLMRKRTCSISITLEERSGK
- the rplF gene encoding 50S ribosomal protein L6, which produces MSRIGRSPIALPKGVETKLQAPGKVAVKGPKGSLEVVFSPRMELKEEGGTLNVVRPTDNRDDRAQHGLARTLIANAVTGVTQGYEKKLEIHGVGFRCANKGSNLELTLGFSHPVVVEAPAGITIQATEPTRITVSGIDKQLVGQVAANIRALRPPDSYHGKGVRYAGETVRLKPGKSAAR
- a CDS encoding 50S ribosomal protein L23; translation: MNPHDVIFAPVLSEKAVQAIQAGKYSFYVHPKANRVQIREAIETVFKVDVVKINLINVQGKIKRLGRFAGRRPERKKAIVTLKAGQRIEQLEGLS
- the rplX gene encoding 50S ribosomal protein L24, which encodes MSQAKSRIKKGDNVRVIAGKHKGSEGEVMAVDRERQRVLIKNVNIIKKAQKPTQENPRGGFVEQEATIHLSNVQLLDPKAGVPTRISYRRLDDGRKVRVAVKSGSQLDE
- the rplN gene encoding 50S ribosomal protein L14, coding for MIQQETFLDVADNSGARTIQCIRVLGTGQQWVGSVGDVIVAAVKDAIPHAAVKKGDVVKAVIVRTKKEVNRKDGSSIRFDSNAAVILTAQNEPRGTRVFGPVARELREKKFMRIVSLAPEVL
- the rpmD gene encoding 50S ribosomal protein L30, with the translated sequence MRLKLVRSLIGTTKRQRGTVNALGLKKIGDVREVVDNESTRGMVERVKHLLVIEGNEKR
- the rpsH gene encoding 30S ribosomal protein S8 produces the protein MQTDPIADMLTRIRNAVAKAEASVDVPASKFKLALGRLLVTEGYLKSIEEVDKEGKPYLRIGLKYGHKRAPVIHSLKRVSTPGRRAYAKAEHVPVVRGGLGLAVISTSKGLLADREARRTNVGGEIVCEVW